One Acipenser ruthenus chromosome 33, fAciRut3.2 maternal haplotype, whole genome shotgun sequence genomic region harbors:
- the LOC117433364 gene encoding keratin, type I cytoskeletal 19-like, with amino-acid sequence MASVALARSGISSWSSSSQNVSSRTQASSTRISSIKSSRLSTARKAPSVHGGAGGYGTRISRSSSTGDLYQNGFTEGHLQVSGKQTMQNLNDRLATYLEKVRSLESANSHLEVQIREFYEKQAPMAGKDLSGYYLTISELRKQISDSSMHVTKMMIQIDNAKLTAEDFRTKYENEFALRRSVEGDIAGLRKFLDDLTLMKADLEMELERLREDIVYLKKSHEEDLLALRSQLSGNVFVEVDSAPGVDLGKIIGEIREQYESVVTKNMREVETWFRTQTAALSQQLTTHTTEIQTSKSTISELRRTFQAMEIELQSVHSVKYNLEATVEETEARYGAQLSQLQVVIDRLQSELMQLRIETERQGNEYKMLLDIKTRLEMEIVEYRRLLDGESSMVTKTQTITQVDSSSSIKTNKVIEEVVHTVSKEVVVEPVMTRRVKIITQEVVDGKVMSEKLEEMEQQL; translated from the exons ATGGCATCTGTTGCGCTTGCCAGAAGTGGGATAAGCTCTTGGAGCAGCTCCAGCCAGAATGTCAGTAGCCGAACCCAGGCTAGCTCCACCAGGATCAGCAGCATCAAGTCCAGCAGGCTGTCGACCGCTAGAAAAGCCCCCAGCGTGCACGGAGGGGCAGGGGGCTACGGCACTCGCATCTCCCGCTCCTCCAGCACGGGAGACCTCTACCAGAATGGATTCACAGAGGGGCATCTCCAAGTCAGTGGGAAGCAGACCATGCAAAACCTCAATGATCGTCTGGCCACCTACCTGGAGAAG GTCCGCTCCCTGGAGTCAGCCAATTCCCATCTTGAGGTGCAGATCCGGGAGTTCTATGAAAAGCAAGCTCCAATGGCCGGCAAGGATCTGAGTGGCTACTACCTGACCATCTCTGAGCTCCGCAAACAG ATTAGCGATTCATCCATGCACGTCACCAAAATGATGATCCAGATTGACAATGCCAAACTGACGGCGGAGGACTTCAGGACCAA GTACGAGAACGAGTTTGCGCTGAGGCGCTCAGTCGAAGGTGACATCGCTGGGCTTCGCAAGTTCCTGGACGACCTGACCCTGATGAAAGCTGATCTGGAGATGGAGCTTGAGAGACTGAGGGAGGATATCGTCTACCTCAAGAAGAGCCACGAGGAG GATTTGCTGGCCTTGCGTTCTCAGCTGTCGGGCAATGTCTTTGTGGAGGTGGACTCTGCTCCCGGAGTCGACCTGGGGAAGATCATAGGCGAGATCAGAGAGCAGTACGAGAGTGTAGTGACCAAGAACATGCGTGAGGTGGAGACTTGGTTCAGGACTCAG ACAGCGGCGTTGAGCCAACAGCTCACAACCCATACCACCGAGATTCAGACCTCCAAGAGCACGATCTCTGAACTGAGACGCACCTTCCAGGCAATGGAAATTGAGCTGCAGTCTGTGCACAGCGTG AAATACAACCTGGAGGCCACTGTGGAAGAGACAGAGGCCCGCTACGGGGCACAGCTGAGCCAGCTGCAAGTGGTCATCGACAGGCTGCAGAGTGAACTGATGCAGCTCCGAATTGAAACGGAGCGTCAGGGAAATGAGTACAAGATGCTGCTGGACATCAAGACCCGTCTGGAGATGGAGATCGTGGAGTACCGGCGTCTGCTGGACGGAGAGTCGAGCAT GGTAACCAAGACACAGACCATAACCCAGGTTGACTCATCCTCAAGTATCAAAACCAACAAGGTGATAGAGGAAGTCGTTCATACTGTCTCTAAGGAAGTTGTAG TGGAGCCCGTGATGACGCGCAGGGTGAAGATCATCACCCAGGAGGTTGTGGACGGGAAGGTCATGTCAGAGAAATTGGAAGAGATGGAGCAGCAGTTATAG